Part of the Pseudarthrobacter sp. L1SW genome, GCTGCAAGTTCGGTGTCGAAGAGCTTGTCCGGCCACATGCCCAGCTCCGAGAGGCAGGGCAGGTCCTGGCTGGCGGCGTGCAGGATCCATTCGACGCCGCGGAGGGCGTCATTGATGATGTCCAGGTTGTCGAAGGGTTCAGGGTCTATCAGCCAGGTTCCGGCCCCTTCGCGCCGGATCTGGACCAGGAAGGCGCGCTGCCCGTAGCGGAACCCGGAAGCCCGTTCGGCGTCGACCCCCGCCGGTCCGGTTCCGGCGGCGATGGCCGCGGCGCAGCGCTCCAGGCCGGACTGCGTCTGGATGACCAGTGGAACGCCCTCCCGGGGCGACGCCAGTTCAACGATTTCGGGGATGGGGCTGTCAAAGCCTTCCACCGTGATGTGGGGTGCGGTATCAGCAGCCGGGACGCCGGCCGTGGTGTTTTCCGGAATGTTAGGGGTCATGATGCCTTCAGTTTACCGGCCGGCTTGTTCAGTTCCGGCGGCGCAGCGTCAGCGGCGTCACGCCGTCCGGAAGGGGCGGCAGCCCGGCGAAGGTGCAGACCATGTCGGACCAGGCCTCGAGGTGGGCCTTGACGTCGGAGGTGGCGGGCGTCCAGGAGGCCCTCAGTTCGATGTCGATGGAGCCTGGCCGTTCGGACAGGGTCCCGAAACTCTCCGAGAGGACCCGCGTGGCGGTGCCGCCCGCTGCCCTGTAAGGCGCCTTGTGGTTCTCCAGCGCCTCCACCAGCCAGGTCCAGGCGACTGTTCCGAGCATTTCGTCGTTGCCCATCTCGGGTTCCAGTTCCGCACGGATATAGGTGACGATCCGGAATTCCCCGTCCCAGACTTCGGAGCCCTCTGGATCGTGGAGGAGGATGAATCGCCCCGTTGCCAACTCCAGCCCGTCCTCGTCTTCCGTGCCTGAGGCCGCAGCGAGAGCCATGGCGGCGGGGCCGTGGAGTGGGGTGCCAGGGTGACCGGAGCCGGGGGCGAAAACTTCTGCGCCAAGGGCCACGGCAAAGGGCGCCAACCGGGCCGGCGCGGGGATCTCCGCCAGGCGGAGTTCCCGGCGGCACTGGGCTTTCCTGAGGGTTCCCAAGGCGTGGAGAAATTCCGGGGGAACCTGGTCAAGTGCGTTCACCTTCGCAGGTTACGCAACTGGGCGGGGCAGGGCGGGTAGGCTCGCCGCCTGCCGGGGGCGCGGACTGTCAGTTCCCGCCACTGTGAAGTTCCCGGCGGAGTGCGGCAACAAAGGAATCCACATCCTCTTCTGTGGTGTCGAAGGAACACATCCAGCGCACCTCCCGCGTGGCTTCGTTCCAGTCGTAGAACCGGAATGACGCCCGAAGCCTGTCAGCCACGCCTTCGGGGAGGATGGCGAACACGCCGTTGGATTCGGTCGCCTGGGTGGGCCGGACGCCGTCGATGGTGTCGACGGCGGCGCGGAGCCGTGCGGCCATGGCGTTGGCGTGCGAGGCGGACCGCAGCCACAGGTCGCCTTCCAGGAGCGCGATGAACTGCGCCGACAGGAACCGCATCTTGGATGCCAGCTGCATGTCCATCTTGCGGAGGTAGACCAGGCCGTGGGCTGCCTCCGGGTTCAGTGCCACCACCACTTCGCCGAAAAGCAGCCCGTTCTTGGTGCCGCCGAAGGACAGGATGTCCACCCCTGCGTCGCGCGT contains:
- a CDS encoding DUF3000 domain-containing protein, which produces MNALDQVPPEFLHALGTLRKAQCRRELRLAEIPAPARLAPFAVALGAEVFAPGSGHPGTPLHGPAAMALAAASGTEDEDGLELATGRFILLHDPEGSEVWDGEFRIVTYIRAELEPEMGNDEMLGTVAWTWLVEALENHKAPYRAAGGTATRVLSESFGTLSERPGSIDIELRASWTPATSDVKAHLEAWSDMVCTFAGLPPLPDGVTPLTLRRRN